In Deltaproteobacteria bacterium, the genomic stretch GAGACCACATCGTAGCCCAGCCCGAGGCGCTCGACCGCGCCAGGGCGCATGTTCTGGATGAAGATATCGCTCTTTTCCACCATCTTGAGGGCGATGGCGCGATCGCCCTCTTGCTTCAGATCGAGCACGATGTGGCGCTTGTTGAAGTTGGCCGAGATGTACAGCACCGCCGTGCCCTTGATCGGCGGGGGAATGACATGCGACAGTTCTCCCCCTGGCGCTTCCACCTTAATCACGTCGGCACCCATCTCGCCCAAGAGCTTCGACGCCCACGGTCCCACTGCTGCTAATGTCAGGTCAAACACGCGAATGCCATCGAGAATCCCAGGCATACTCCCTCCAAACTCATCACTCATTACTCAGCACTCATTACTCAGCACTCATTACTGTTCGGTTGGTCTGAACTTCGCCAGCGTCACTTCGTCGGTGACATCGTCGTAGACAATCTCCACCGACATGCCGATCACAATGTCTGCGTTGGCAATGCCCACCAGGTTGGTAAGCAAGCGCGGACCTTCCTCCAGCTCGACTTCAGCAACATTGTACGGCACGTCGTCCTTGTACGAAGAAAAGTACGCTTGATGAAACACCACCCACGAGTTCACTGTGCCGCGCCCGCTGAGCTGTCGCCATGTGAAGTTGCGTGACCAGCACTCGGGACAGAATGGCGCAGGAGGATACCAGAGTTTGCCGCAGTCATTGCATGAAGGCATTTTCAGTTCGCGCTGCTTGAGCCCATCCCAATACGGCCCGTTCAACGTAGAAATTGCCGGCAGTGGTTTTTTGTAGTCGGTCATACTCCTACCTCCGGTAAATCAACGAGTCGCCATAGGCATTGGCCCATTGAATCACTTGCGCGTTGGCGACTTGTCGCGGACCACACTCGCCACGTAGCTGGCGGACGATCTCGACCTGATGATTCCACCCCATGATATGCCCTTCGGACATGAGCCCACCGTTGGTGTTGATGGGTAATGCCCCGCCCACTTCGATACGTCCGTCTTGGGTAAACGCGGCGGCTTCGCCGGGACGGCAAAATCCCCAACGTTCCAGCGCACTCCACACCAGAATCGAAAAAGCGTCATAGGTAAAGAGCGCATCAATATCGGCGTGAGTGACACCAGCCATCCGATACACTGGCTGAAGCTCCGGCTGATAGTCGAACACGCTCTGTTGCGCGACGCCGAAGCCAGGATGCGTCCAGATGAATTCTTCACGCCCAGCCGGCAGTCCTTGCATACCGCTGATGAAGACCGGCGGCTTTTTCAGATCGCGTGCGCGTTCGCTGGTGGTCACAATCACACAGGCGGCACCGTCGTTAATCTGGCAGTAATCCAAGAGCCGGAGCGGTTCGCAGACAAATCTGGAGTTTTGATGATCTTCGACAGAGATGGGGGTGCGCATCATGGCCGCAGGGTTGAGTGCCGCATGTTTACGGAATGCAACGGCGACCGCGCCAAGCTGACAACTGGTGGCACCATATTTCGCAAAATACTTTTGCGCGATCAGCGCCGATCCGGCACCGGGAGAAGTCATGCCATAGACAGGATCTTCCCCATGGCCGCCACCGCCCTCGCGCGCGCCTTCGTTGTCGCTCGCCCCACCCATCATGGGTTTGCGAAAACCCGAGAAGCTAATAGACGCGAGGCATGCCACGTAGTTGGCGAGACCAGCTTTGACCGCCATCGCTGCCCATTGCAAGCAGCTCGCGGTGAAGCGTCCGTGCGCCCACGTCTGGTTATACATGCGCAGTTTCAATCCCAGCGCATACGCTAGCGTGTCCGCATCCGCACCGATCGGCGTCCCGAAGCTCGCGATCAGGCCGTCGAGATTATTCTTGTTGAGTCCAGCATCTTCAAGGGCGTTGCGAATCGCTTCCCCGCCGAGATCGATGGTACTGCGATTGAGGCGTTTCCCAAACGGCGAGTGCCCGACACCACACACCGCCGTTTGATCTTTGAGGTTCCAGTCAGACATACCCGCGTCCTCCCCGGGCGCTAAGGTAAGCCAGAAAGGCGGAGGCTGTCAACTGAACGAAGATCCATCCATCCCTTGACCCCTGCATCTCTCCTGGATACTACAGGCCCATGAATCATCCATTGCGCTTTGGCATTTTTCTCCCGCCCATGCATCCCGTGGGCCAGAACCCTACTCTCACCCTGCAACGCGATGTCGAACTCATCGAGCATCTCGACCGCCTCGGTTTCGACGAAGCCTGGATCGGCGAGCATCATTCGGCTGGCTACGAAACCATCGCTTCGCCGGAAGTCTTTATCGGTGTGGTCTCGCAACGCACCCGGCACATCAAGCTGGGCACCGGGGTCAATTCCCTCCCCTATCATCATCCGCTCATCCTGATCGACCGCATTATCCAACTTGACCATATGACGCGCGGGCGGGTGATGTTCGGCGCCGGACCGGGGCAACTCACGTCCGACGCCATGATGCTCGGCATTCATCCCGACAATCAGCGCCGCATGATGGAAGAAAGCTTTGAAGTCATCATGGCGCTGCTACAAGGAGAAACCGTCACTCGCAAGACGGACTGGTTCACCATCCAGGAAGGCGTGCTCCAACTGCGCCCCTACAGCCATCCGTGTTTCGATATCGCGGTCGCCGCCTCCATCTCGCCAGCCGGAGCGAAGCTCGCCGGTCGGTTCGGTGTTGGGTTGCTCTCGCTGGCGGCGACGAACCCGCTCGGGTTCGATCTCCTCGCCGATCACTGGCAAGTCGTCGAGGAACAAGCCGCGAAAAACGGACGTACGGCGGATCGCCGCAACTGGCGCATGGTCGGACCTATGTACGTGGCCGAGACCGAACAGCAAGCGCTGGAAGATTGTCGCTACGGTTTCCTCAACATCATGACCTATCTCTCCCACATCCTCCCCATGAAACCGTCAGGCGCAACGACCTATGAAGAGATTGTCAAAGAGATGAACGAAACCGGCGCTGGCGTGATTGGCACGCCGGAGATGGCGATCACCCAGATCGAACGGTTGCAAAAGCGATCCGGCGGGTTCGGCTGCTATTTGACGATCGGTGCCGATTTCGCCGATTGGCAAGGGACGTTGCGCTCCTACGAGCTGATTTCGCAGTACGTCATGCCGCATTTCAAAGGGCAGATGGCGCCACCGCAAGCGTCTTACGATCGCGTGCTGGGTGCGGGAGATCGTTATATTGCCGCCACGGCGCACGCCATCGAAAAGGCCATTGGCGAGTACGCTGCAGAACGAACGCGAAAGTAGCCCAGCCTTGAAAAACCAGCCTACTATCACTCACATATCGTTGAGGCAGGTAAGAGAAGTCATACGGGAGGAACTCAGTCTTAAACGAAGAGAAACGTTCATGCCCCTGGTTGAATCTGTAACGGATTGGAGTCGAGCTGCTCTGGCATCTCTGGATAGGCGCGTTCGCACAAGCGTAGACGAAGCTGCACTTTGCCCTCGGGATGGAAGTCCGCCGGTGCCGTCCATTTGAACGTCCGCTGGAAGGGATCTTTTACGATCAGGCAGCCGTCTACGCCCCCGTCGAACGAAAAGGCTTGGGGCTCTTTCCCTTCCTGGACAACGGAAAATCCAGCCATCACCCCAACCGGGTAATCGGTGATGCGTGCGAGACGGAGTTCCACCGTTTCCCCGGCAAGATGAATGTCTTGCTCCGTACGGATGATCATCTGCTTGTTATGCTCAGAGATATTCGTGCCCACTTTGGAAGTGGTTTCGTCCCAATAGCGAACCGGGCCGGTATCCACGTGTAGCGAGTTGTCGTGGTAGTAACCAACCCCGCAGCAGTTCATGGTCTTGAGCGTCTGGAACCACTCGGCGGACAGCACCTTGCGCATGCGGATATCCGCCGCCATTCCTTCGATATGCATGCTGGTCTTGGCGGCCAGACGCCCCTGGGTGCGCAGGTTCTCGTTGTACTCGGGGCTGCGATAGCCGGAGATGATCTCAACCGGCTGATGGTAGTGGTCTTCGATATAGTCCAGCACGGACACGAGGCGCAGTGAAATGTGATCGCTAGAGCCAGCGGGCACGCCGAAGAGACGGTCAATCTGCTGACGCGCCTCGGCGGGATAGGTACCGTCAGGAAGACGATAGCGGATACGGGCAGATTGATTGGTATGGGCGTTGGTTAGATGAATAGAGCCGTCCCCGCTAAAGAAATAGCGGTCAACGGGCAGGAGAGTGGCAGCCGTCCTTCCGGCTGCCACGATACAGAGAAGAGAGAGGAAAAACACTGCTCCGTGAACCATGCGACGCCCCTTCCGGCGCGATCATAGGGAGCCGACTCTTCGTGGTCAATCGACAACCGCGTACTTGCTTGACGGCACCCTGCGGACCAGGAACAATCCTGGAAGCCGAAAAATCAAACGATATGAGAAGAAAAGAAAAAACTCCTATCCCAGCTCTAGACCCGTGCCTCTCCTACCAAGCCAAGGCGTCTTACTACGAACGTTACTCAACCCAGGAACTTCTCGCAGCAGGGCACCTCGAAGAAGTCGGAGTACGTGGGTTCCCAGCGAAGACTGAAACCCTGAGCGTGCGAGTAGACAAAGCCTTACTGTTTCGTCTGAAACAAACCGCTAAGAAGAAGCAACTTCCACTGCGTACGCTGATCAGAATGTGGCTTATAGCGCACACCCAAGAAGAAAAAGCGGCATAGCTGCAAAAAGAACAAAACATGAAGGACCAAACGCTCAATTTCCTACTCACTTCCGGCAACTCGCACCACCCTGCCCTCGTTGTCCCCGAAGGCGGGCCAACCGTCTCTTACGGCGCGCTACAAAATCAAGTGGAGCGCCTAACCACCACGCTCCAGTCGCTCGGCATCGGTCGCGGCGATCGAGTGGCGATGGCATTACCCAATGGCCTCGAAGTCATCATCCTGTTTTTCGCCACCACGGCGGCAGCCGCGACAGCCGCACCGCTGAACCCCGCCTACACGGCGGATGAATTCCGTTTTTATCTGGAAGATATCGAAGCCAAGGCGCTCATCGTTCCCCCAGGCGGCGGCGAGCAGGCGCGCGCGGCGGCACCGGCAGGAACCCTGATCGTCGAAGCAGCAAGCAGTGCCGATGGCGAAGTGTCCCTCACGGTGGTGCGCCCGGCCTCACTGTCACGCAAGCAAGATAGCACCACGCCCGACGACATCGCCTTGTTTCTCCACACCAGCGGCACTACCAGCCGCCCGAAAGGCGTGCCCCTTTCCCATGCCAACCTGCTGGCGTCGGCTGACAATGTCGCACGCACCTATGCGCTGACGGCGCGCGATGTCTCGCTCTGCGTCATGCCACTGTTTCACGTACACGGATTAGTGGCCTCGACCTTTGCCACGCTGCATACCGGCGGCACCATCGTGATTCCGCCACGTTTCAGCGCCGGTTCTTTCTGGCCCACCGTCACAGCCCATCGGGCGACATGGTATACCGCTGTGCCAACGATCCACCAAGTGTTGCTGGCCAGAGCGAAAGAAGACCACGCTCCGGCACCGGGTACGAGTGGGCTCCGTTTGATTCGCTCGTGCAGCTCTTCTCTGGCACCGGCGACTATGACTGCGTTAGAGGCACGCTTCGGGGTGCCCGTGTTAGAAGCGTACGGCATGACCGAGGCGGCCCATCAGATGGCATCGAATCCGCTCCCGCCAGGGGAACGTCGCGCCGGTTCGGTCGGATGTGGGACGGGCGTCCAAGTCGCCCTCATGGACGAAGCCGGCAATCTCCTCCCGCCAGGCAGGCAAGGTGAAGTCGTGATTCAGGGGCCGAACGTGACCCGTGGCTATCATAACAACCCGGAAGCGAACGCCGCCGCCTTTACGCACGGGTGGTTTCGCACCGGCGACCAAGGAATCATGGACGCGAGCGGGTATCTCACGCTCGTGGGTCGCTTGAAGGAACTGATCAATCGCGGCGGAGAGAAAATCTCTCCCCGGGAAATCGATGAAGTGTTGCTGACCCACCCCGCCGTTGCCGAAGCTGTCTGCTTCGGTGTTCCTGACGTGAAATATGGCGAGGAGGTCTTCGCCGCTGTCGTCCTGCGCGCCGATGCGACCGAGGAAGATCTCACCGCCTACTGCCGTGAACGACTGGCGGCCTTCAAGGTGCCGAAGAAGGTCCATCTGGTCGCACAGATTCCGCGCACAGCGACCGGCAAGATTCAACGCCGGGCAGTTGCTGCAGCGCTGGCCTCTTCTTCTACCGGCGCTTAGGACTCGAGCTTCAGGCGTTGTCCTGTAGCTTTGGGGGAATACGGGGACGAATAGAAGCCCACGCGATAGTTCGTCCCAGCGACCACATCGTCCTGCGTCACTTCGACGAGCACCATATCGCTCGGAGAAAACTCTTTCGGTAGCGGGTCATCCTCTACCGTCGGAGCCTGATCGGTAAAATAGCGATGGAGACCGAGATCGAGCGACCAGATTAACGCCTCTAAATTCCCCTCATATACCGGCTTCCCCCCAAGAACGATGAGGCGGTTCTGCCGTCGCACAAACCAAACTTTTGCCATAGATACTTTCCTCAGTCCAAGAAACTCTGCGTTGTGGATTATCCTTATCTGATGGAATGAAAAACGTGAAGCACGAAGCGCGTTACTCCAGTATCCGCACCAATTCCGTTTGCATGGGTGTGCCGGTCACGATCGCCTCGCGTTCGGTCACATAGACATTGACCTCGCTCCGCACCCCGAACTCGCCCGCCAAATAAATACCGGGTTCGATAGAAAAACAGGTCCCTGGCAGCACGCGGCGCTCGTCGCGAGTTTCCAATCCGTCCATATTAGCGCCATTCCCGTGCACTTCCTCGCCGATCGAGTGCCCGGTGCGGTGGACGAAGTGCTCGCCGTAGCCAGCGTCGGCAATGACCTTCCGAGCGGCGGCATCGACTTCATAGCCAAAGAAGGATTGTTCTCGGCGAATACGCTCTTGGACGAAGGCAATAGCGGCATCGCGCGCAGAGCGGACGAGGGCGAAAATCTCCTGATAGCGCTCCGGCACCGTCCCCCCCATAAATCCCGTCCAGGTGTAGTCGGCATACACGCCATCCGGTTCCTTCGCCCACAGGTCGATCAAGACGAAATCTCCGGGGCGAATCAGCCCGGAAGTCGGAGTGGGCTCGAAATGCGGGTCGGCACTGTGTGCATTGACCGCAACGATGGGAGGGTGATTGGTCACCAGACCGCGCGCGGCAAACCGCTGCAAGATAAATTGCTGGGCGTCATACTCGGACACGGGAGTATGCTGGCGGATATAAGCAAAGGCTTCATCGACGGTCTCTCGCACACCGTGCGCAGCACGCAGGTGGCTCTGCCATTGCTCAGCCGACCACACCGCCTCAAAACGCTGGACCAGGTCAGCCGAGGATACCACCTCGATACCGAGCTGACGCACCAGTTCGATGGTCCCGGCATCGACACGCGACACATAGGGAATGGCATTACCAGCAGAATACTGCATCGCCAGAGTGCGCACCCCGCGCAAGGTATCAGCAAGCGCCGCGTGCAACTGTTGCCAGGACAGAAACACGCGCTTTTCCCCGGGGAGGGCATCGAGACGGCGCGGCTCGACACTGGAAACGATGCCAGCAGGAGCGCCACTTGCGGGAATGTAGTAATACCAGCGTCGGGTGGAAATCTGCCCCGGGTCGAGTCCGAGAATGCGGGAAGCGAGCGGGTCACTGCCGCGAAAATCGCAGAACAGCCACCCATCCACCCCTTCCCGGCCCAGTGCTTCCTGAATGTCTTGTAGACGTTGCCGATGCACAAGTTTTTCCCTTCATGTTGCGACGCTGGGAGTGAGGTGGTAATACTAACGGGCGGAGGTTCAGAATGAAAGAAGGCATCCATCCGAAGTATCAGCAATGCGTCGTCGTCTGTGCTTGCGGTAACACGTTTGAAACTCGATCGACGGTCCCTACACTCCATCTCGACCTGTGCTCACAGTGCCACCCCTTTTACACCGGGAAGCAACGCCTGGTGGACACTGCCGGGCGCGTCGAGCGCTTTCGTCGGCGCTACGCCAAAGTGGGAGCAACTGCACAGTCGTAGTTTCTTCAGCGCCTTTGCCGCTCAGCTCGGCAAACAACGCATGCACGCTCGGGTAAGGGCGGTTTTCGGACCGCCCTTACTTTTTCTAGCCACCACGCTTCTACAGGTACACACATTCTATGAGCGACACCTTTCTCGACAAAATGACCGAGGTCGAACTCCGCTTCCAAGAGCTGGAAGGCGCCCTCAGCCGCTCAGAGTCTCTTAGCAATCCCAAAGAATACGCACGGCTTGCCAAGGAACGGTCATCGCTGGAAGAACTCGTCGCCTGTTTCCGGGTCTGGCGCAAGACCAAGGAAGAAATCGCCAACAACAAACCCTTGCTGGAAGATAGCGACCCGGCGGTACGCGAAATGGCGAGGGAAGAGCAAGATACCTTGGAGGCGAACTACATCCGGCTCGAAAGCGAACTCCAACACCTCCTCGTTCCCAAAGACCCGCTGGACGACAAGAATGTGCTCTTAGAAATTCGTGCAGGTACAGGGGGAGACGAAGCCAGCCTGTTTGTGGCGGATTTGTACCGCATGTACACCCGCTACGCGGAAACCCACGGCTGGCGCATGGAAACCATGAGCGCGAGCCCGACCGGCCTGGGTGGCTTCAAGGAAATTATCAGTTTGATCGAGGGCAAAGGGGCCTACAGTCGCCTCAAATACGAAGGCGGAGTGCATCGTGTGCAGCGCGTCCCGGCCACCGAAGCTTCGGGGCGGATTCACACATCCGCCGTCACTGTCGCCGTCTTGCCCGAAGCCGACGAAGTCGATGTCCACATCGACGATAAAGATTTGCGGATCGACGTCTTTCGCTCCTCGGGCCCAGGCGGCCAAAGCGTGAACACCACCGATTCCGCCGTACGTATCACCCATCTCCCCACTAACCTCGTGGTGTCGTGCCAAGACGAAAAGTCGCAGCACAAGAACAAAGCCAAGGGTCTCAAAATTTTACGAGCGCGCCTGCTCGAACGCGCCCGCGATGAACAACAAGCGGCGATTAGTGCCTCGCGACGCAGCATGGTGGGGTCGGGAGACCGGTCCGAGCGCATCCGTACCTACAATTTCCCGCAGTCGCGCCTCACCGACCACCGCATTAACCTGACAGTGTACACGCTGGACCGCGCTCTTGACGGCGAGATCGATGCCCTCATGGACGCGCTCACCTCTTTCCATCAAGCCGAAGCCCTCAAATCGCAGTCCGATGCCCTCTCCAGTTCGGGAGAGTAATGTCCTATAGAAACGCTACAGCAAGATGTGGAGTAGCAAAGAGCCGCCAGCGCTCAGCTTCAGGTCCCCTCTCCCCTTGTGGGAGAGGGCCAGGGTGAGGGGGCGTCGGCATCCATCACCCTCTCCTGTGTCCTCTCCCCTCAAGGGAGAGGAGAAAAAGAAGACGCTTCACAACCCAGATCTTGGTATGTTTTCTCTATAGGCTCCCCCATGTCGCACGATCTCTCTCGTTGCTCCGAGACAGTGCACGCGCTGCTCACCCTCGCGGAAACCCGCTTCCGCTCGGTCGGCATCGCAACCTCGCGACTTGACGCCGAAGCCTTACTCGCACACGTGTTGACCTTCGACAGAGCCCAACTCTTCGCCCGCATGTCCGCCCCCGTCTCCGCGGAAGCACGTGAGGCATTTCTTCAGCTCGTGCACCGCCGCGCACGCCGCGAGCCCTTGGCGTACCTCACCGGGGTTCGCGAGTTCTGGTCGCTCGAATTTCGCGTCACGCCCGCCGTGCTCATCCCACGCCCCGAGACCGAGCTGCTTGTAGAGACCGCGCTGCGACTGCTCGCTCAGGCGAAGATGCTCGCGTCTCCGCTGCGTCTCTTGGATATCGGCACGGGCAGTGGTTGCCTAGCCATTGCTCTCGCCAAGGAACTCCCAACAGCAGAAGTGTGGGCGGTCGATGTCTCCCTTCCGGCGCTGGAGGTCGCCCAGGACAACGCGCGACGGCTTGGCGTCGCCGAGCGGATACGGTTTCTCCACAGCGACCTTTGCGCAGCCCTGAGCCAAACGGAACGCAGCTTCGATCTCCTCGTCACCAATCCGCCCTACATCGCCCACGGCGAGCTAGCGACCTTGCAACCCGAAGTCCGCGACTGGGAACCCCATATGGCACTGGCTGGCGGAGCAGACGGACTGGATTTTTACCGTCGCTTGGTAGCGGAAAGTCCATCCCATCTTCACCCCGGCGGTTGGCTCCTCATGGAGCTGGGAACAGGACAAGCGGCTGCCATGCTCGACCTTTTTCGGAGCAGCCGGAGTTTCCAGAATCCATATTGTCTTCGAGATTATGCCGGGCACGAGCGGGTCGTGGTTGCATGTGCTAGATAACTTCACATAATAAGGAAGAAACTCCCACCGACAGCGACAGCAGAACAGCGCGGGAAAGGATTGGAGACACGGAGGCAAGATGGATAAAATCGTGGTACGGGGAGGAGCGCCGCTGCGAGGGGAAATCGCGGTCAGCGGCGCAAAGAACGCGGCCTTGCCGCTCTTGTTCGCCACCTTACTAACCGAAGAAGAATGCCGTCTGAGC encodes the following:
- a CDS encoding Zn-ribbon domain-containing OB-fold protein, translated to MTDYKKPLPAISTLNGPYWDGLKQRELKMPSCNDCGKLWYPPAPFCPECWSRNFTWRQLSGRGTVNSWVVFHQAYFSSYKDDVPYNVAEVELEEGPRLLTNLVGIANADIVIGMSVEIVYDDVTDEVTLAKFRPTEQ
- a CDS encoding thiolase family protein, coding for MSDWNLKDQTAVCGVGHSPFGKRLNRSTIDLGGEAIRNALEDAGLNKNNLDGLIASFGTPIGADADTLAYALGLKLRMYNQTWAHGRFTASCLQWAAMAVKAGLANYVACLASISFSGFRKPMMGGASDNEGAREGGGGHGEDPVYGMTSPGAGSALIAQKYFAKYGATSCQLGAVAVAFRKHAALNPAAMMRTPISVEDHQNSRFVCEPLRLLDYCQINDGAACVIVTTSERARDLKKPPVFISGMQGLPAGREEFIWTHPGFGVAQQSVFDYQPELQPVYRMAGVTHADIDALFTYDAFSILVWSALERWGFCRPGEAAAFTQDGRIEVGGALPINTNGGLMSEGHIMGWNHQVEIVRQLRGECGPRQVANAQVIQWANAYGDSLIYRR
- a CDS encoding LLM class flavin-dependent oxidoreductase translates to MRFGIFLPPMHPVGQNPTLTLQRDVELIEHLDRLGFDEAWIGEHHSAGYETIASPEVFIGVVSQRTRHIKLGTGVNSLPYHHPLILIDRIIQLDHMTRGRVMFGAGPGQLTSDAMMLGIHPDNQRRMMEESFEVIMALLQGETVTRKTDWFTIQEGVLQLRPYSHPCFDIAVAASISPAGAKLAGRFGVGLLSLAATNPLGFDLLADHWQVVEEQAAKNGRTADRRNWRMVGPMYVAETEQQALEDCRYGFLNIMTYLSHILPMKPSGATTYEEIVKEMNETGAGVIGTPEMAITQIERLQKRSGGFGCYLTIGADFADWQGTLRSYELISQYVMPHFKGQMAPPQASYDRVLGAGDRYIAATAHAIEKAIGEYAAERTRK
- a CDS encoding DUF882 domain-containing protein, whose translation is MVHGAVFFLSLLCIVAAGRTAATLLPVDRYFFSGDGSIHLTNAHTNQSARIRYRLPDGTYPAEARQQIDRLFGVPAGSSDHISLRLVSVLDYIEDHYHQPVEIISGYRSPEYNENLRTQGRLAAKTSMHIEGMAADIRMRKVLSAEWFQTLKTMNCCGVGYYHDNSLHVDTGPVRYWDETTSKVGTNISEHNKQMIIRTEQDIHLAGETVELRLARITDYPVGVMAGFSVVQEGKEPQAFSFDGGVDGCLIVKDPFQRTFKWTAPADFHPEGKVQLRLRLCERAYPEMPEQLDSNPLQIQPGA
- a CDS encoding AMP-binding protein, producing MKDQTLNFLLTSGNSHHPALVVPEGGPTVSYGALQNQVERLTTTLQSLGIGRGDRVAMALPNGLEVIILFFATTAAAATAAPLNPAYTADEFRFYLEDIEAKALIVPPGGGEQARAAAPAGTLIVEAASSADGEVSLTVVRPASLSRKQDSTTPDDIALFLHTSGTTSRPKGVPLSHANLLASADNVARTYALTARDVSLCVMPLFHVHGLVASTFATLHTGGTIVIPPRFSAGSFWPTVTAHRATWYTAVPTIHQVLLARAKEDHAPAPGTSGLRLIRSCSSSLAPATMTALEARFGVPVLEAYGMTEAAHQMASNPLPPGERRAGSVGCGTGVQVALMDEAGNLLPPGRQGEVVIQGPNVTRGYHNNPEANAAAFTHGWFRTGDQGIMDASGYLTLVGRLKELINRGGEKISPREIDEVLLTHPAVAEAVCFGVPDVKYGEEVFAAVVLRADATEEDLTAYCRERLAAFKVPKKVHLVAQIPRTATGKIQRRAVAAALASSSTGA
- a CDS encoding aminopeptidase P family protein, which gives rise to MHRQRLQDIQEALGREGVDGWLFCDFRGSDPLASRILGLDPGQISTRRWYYYIPASGAPAGIVSSVEPRRLDALPGEKRVFLSWQQLHAALADTLRGVRTLAMQYSAGNAIPYVSRVDAGTIELVRQLGIEVVSSADLVQRFEAVWSAEQWQSHLRAAHGVRETVDEAFAYIRQHTPVSEYDAQQFILQRFAARGLVTNHPPIVAVNAHSADPHFEPTPTSGLIRPGDFVLIDLWAKEPDGVYADYTWTGFMGGTVPERYQEIFALVRSARDAAIAFVQERIRREQSFFGYEVDAAARKVIADAGYGEHFVHRTGHSIGEEVHGNGANMDGLETRDERRVLPGTCFSIEPGIYLAGEFGVRSEVNVYVTEREAIVTGTPMQTELVRILE
- the rpmE gene encoding 50S ribosomal protein L31, with the protein product MKEGIHPKYQQCVVVCACGNTFETRSTVPTLHLDLCSQCHPFYTGKQRLVDTAGRVERFRRRYAKVGATAQS
- the prfA gene encoding peptide chain release factor 1 is translated as MSDTFLDKMTEVELRFQELEGALSRSESLSNPKEYARLAKERSSLEELVACFRVWRKTKEEIANNKPLLEDSDPAVREMAREEQDTLEANYIRLESELQHLLVPKDPLDDKNVLLEIRAGTGGDEASLFVADLYRMYTRYAETHGWRMETMSASPTGLGGFKEIISLIEGKGAYSRLKYEGGVHRVQRVPATEASGRIHTSAVTVAVLPEADEVDVHIDDKDLRIDVFRSSGPGGQSVNTTDSAVRITHLPTNLVVSCQDEKSQHKNKAKGLKILRARLLERARDEQQAAISASRRSMVGSGDRSERIRTYNFPQSRLTDHRINLTVYTLDRALDGEIDALMDALTSFHQAEALKSQSDALSSSGE
- the prmC gene encoding peptide chain release factor N(5)-glutamine methyltransferase; translation: MSHDLSRCSETVHALLTLAETRFRSVGIATSRLDAEALLAHVLTFDRAQLFARMSAPVSAEAREAFLQLVHRRARREPLAYLTGVREFWSLEFRVTPAVLIPRPETELLVETALRLLAQAKMLASPLRLLDIGTGSGCLAIALAKELPTAEVWAVDVSLPALEVAQDNARRLGVAERIRFLHSDLCAALSQTERSFDLLVTNPPYIAHGELATLQPEVRDWEPHMALAGGADGLDFYRRLVAESPSHLHPGGWLLMELGTGQAAAMLDLFRSSRSFQNPYCLRDYAGHERVVVACAR